The following proteins are co-located in the Polystyrenella longa genome:
- a CDS encoding serine/threonine protein kinase, whose translation MPNSSFADGSDPQLDEDLSSQEGDASTEQSEEKDDQPASTVKSDKLLDEVSNEDDAPLTYSTREQGLDQDTVLRVPSTGSSVNAPPPTDPMLPTVSPLADGDISPSEVRFRLFPREQGLPADAPLPETAGIVLGHFRIEERIGAGGMGAVFRAIDERLQRIVALKVLSPTQLHQPDAIQRFRNEARSAARLDHENIARVYYFGEEKGVHFIAYEYVIGPNVRQLIHQEGRLKPADAVYYTHQVASALNHTSAAGVIHRDIKPSNIIVTPAGMAKLVDLGLARQESTESQGDLTVAGTTLGTFDYIAPEQAKDPRFVDVRADIYSLGCSLYHMLTGEPPYPGGTFVQKLFHHESKEVPDPADKVPNLPPLLTHIVQKMMASDPAERYPTPNELLHELEQVAQQLGMPGGPSRPFRRSAPISKRQAQWESSLSWIFMAILLIGMVIIIDVVSQNATTLSPEGSNSERNTAIQPEEKPAVDPPDPGPASTQAIVPAPSTSDDTNNSLNMLANEDDSNIPRDIKPTDTNTNPPKTSSPSRPQDVKKLFVLKNSDGGADEAFATLEQALEFSPRNGVIEIASSPETPIVINQPFQLVKKSITLRSASGTRPRIQFRYESKRSSSYEGLIDLRDNCSLSLHNLDLEFQIDPLFSDSVPTLFTLMGKGNSLLMSGCSVTVLKSGLKKASIVRVKRPTELNDVNTFTPTLAVDPDANKAEIEISSSFFRGQARLFQIDVVVPTRIAINKSVVAADTDTIYLENSNTGVWPLSNFEKAPEGTSSLELNIAQSTFLCGGPFFNLDWTLDSLAEIPPMQIHSANNVFISHPSGHTFLQTHIVDKQQTVSLIHFLPERLKWNDRKGSDYFSEFGSYFANEYGDREPFAFDPPISDIQAWRRLWRNASERELTSKETTVQPKGVTPNIPVVNLTLEDFFLEGEPGENSPVKGSSDGQNDAGAPIKELIDLMPTISPTSKPSEKPNSAGGRNQAATS comes from the coding sequence ATGCCCAACTCCTCCTTCGCCGATGGCTCTGATCCCCAACTTGATGAGGACCTTTCCTCTCAGGAAGGTGATGCGTCCACGGAACAATCTGAAGAGAAGGATGATCAACCCGCCAGCACGGTTAAATCAGATAAGCTGCTGGATGAGGTTAGCAATGAAGACGATGCTCCGTTGACCTACTCAACGCGAGAACAGGGTCTCGACCAGGATACGGTGCTACGGGTGCCTTCAACGGGCTCGTCAGTCAACGCTCCACCGCCGACCGATCCGATGCTTCCCACCGTATCGCCACTGGCCGATGGAGATATCTCACCCTCTGAAGTTCGTTTTCGTCTTTTCCCACGAGAGCAGGGTTTACCGGCCGATGCTCCCCTTCCCGAAACTGCGGGGATCGTCCTGGGGCACTTTCGTATAGAAGAACGAATTGGCGCGGGAGGCATGGGCGCCGTTTTCAGAGCGATTGATGAGCGGCTGCAACGAATCGTGGCACTCAAGGTCCTCTCACCCACACAGCTACATCAACCGGACGCCATTCAGCGGTTTCGCAATGAGGCCCGCTCGGCTGCCCGACTTGATCATGAAAACATTGCCCGTGTTTATTATTTCGGTGAAGAAAAAGGGGTTCACTTCATCGCATACGAGTACGTCATTGGACCGAACGTACGCCAACTCATCCATCAGGAAGGTCGATTGAAGCCAGCCGATGCCGTGTATTACACCCATCAGGTTGCTTCCGCATTAAATCACACTTCGGCTGCTGGTGTGATTCACCGCGATATTAAACCCTCCAACATCATCGTCACTCCGGCCGGAATGGCGAAACTCGTAGACCTGGGGCTGGCCCGACAAGAGTCGACAGAATCGCAAGGTGATTTAACAGTTGCCGGAACCACGCTCGGAACGTTTGACTATATCGCCCCTGAACAGGCGAAAGACCCTCGTTTCGTCGATGTTCGTGCCGACATTTATTCGCTCGGTTGTTCGCTTTACCACATGTTAACTGGAGAGCCTCCTTACCCAGGTGGCACGTTCGTCCAGAAGCTATTTCACCACGAATCAAAAGAAGTCCCCGATCCAGCGGACAAAGTTCCGAACCTGCCACCACTTCTGACTCACATTGTTCAGAAGATGATGGCCAGCGACCCGGCAGAACGCTACCCCACCCCCAATGAGCTGCTTCACGAACTGGAGCAAGTCGCGCAGCAACTCGGAATGCCGGGAGGCCCTTCGCGACCCTTTCGCCGATCCGCTCCAATCAGCAAACGACAGGCCCAATGGGAATCCTCTCTCAGCTGGATTTTTATGGCGATTCTGTTGATCGGTATGGTGATCATCATCGATGTCGTCTCCCAGAACGCCACGACTTTATCGCCGGAAGGATCTAATTCTGAACGAAACACGGCGATTCAACCCGAAGAGAAACCGGCAGTCGATCCACCTGATCCGGGTCCGGCGAGTACTCAGGCTATCGTCCCCGCTCCAAGCACCTCAGACGATACCAACAACAGTCTGAACATGCTCGCCAATGAGGACGACTCTAATATCCCGCGTGACATTAAACCTACTGACACGAATACTAATCCGCCTAAGACCAGTTCACCATCGAGACCACAAGACGTCAAGAAGCTATTTGTCCTTAAAAACAGCGATGGCGGAGCCGATGAAGCGTTCGCGACATTAGAGCAAGCTCTGGAGTTCTCTCCCAGAAATGGCGTGATTGAAATCGCCAGCAGCCCCGAGACTCCCATTGTGATCAACCAGCCTTTTCAACTGGTTAAAAAGTCGATCACCTTACGCTCGGCTTCCGGGACACGCCCCCGCATTCAATTCCGGTACGAATCAAAACGGTCCTCCAGCTACGAAGGGCTGATCGATCTGCGGGATAATTGCTCGTTAAGTCTCCACAACCTCGATCTGGAATTTCAGATTGATCCCTTGTTCTCAGATTCGGTTCCGACCTTGTTCACTCTGATGGGTAAAGGCAATTCGCTGCTCATGTCCGGTTGCAGCGTGACTGTTCTTAAGAGTGGTCTTAAGAAGGCAAGCATCGTCCGTGTTAAACGACCAACCGAATTGAACGATGTCAATACATTCACTCCTACGTTGGCGGTCGATCCGGATGCGAATAAAGCGGAGATTGAGATCTCCAGTTCCTTCTTCCGCGGACAGGCACGGCTTTTCCAGATTGATGTTGTTGTTCCGACACGGATAGCAATTAACAAAAGCGTAGTTGCCGCAGATACCGATACAATCTACCTGGAAAACAGTAATACGGGTGTATGGCCGTTATCCAATTTTGAAAAAGCACCGGAAGGAACGTCCTCTCTCGAACTCAATATCGCGCAGTCCACTTTTCTATGCGGCGGTCCATTTTTCAATCTCGATTGGACATTGGACAGCCTCGCTGAAATCCCACCGATGCAAATCCACTCCGCTAACAATGTTTTTATCTCACATCCGAGTGGCCACACATTCCTGCAAACGCACATCGTGGACAAGCAGCAAACGGTTAGCCTGATACATTTTCTTCCAGAACGATTGAAATGGAACGATCGGAAAGGTTCTGACTACTTCAGCGAATTCGGTAGCTATTTTGCAAACGAATATGGAGATCGAGAACCCTTTGCCTTTGACCCACCCATCTCTGATATTCAAGCGTGGCGAAGACTTTGGCGAAACGCGTCGGAACGTGAATTGACTTCTAAAGAAACGACCGTTCAGCCTAAGGGCGTTACTCCCAATATTCCCGTTGTCAATTTAACGCTGGAAGATTTTTTTCTAGAGGGGGAACCGGGCGAGAACTCCCCCGTTAAAGGGAGTTCCGACGGACAGAACGATGCCGGTGCTCCAATTAAAGAATTGATCGACTTGATGCCAACCATCAGTCCAACGTCGAAGCCTTCCGAAAAGCCCAATTCAGCCGGCGGCCGAAACCAGGCGGCTACTTCGTAA
- a CDS encoding adenosine kinase, translating into MKYDVYGVGNALVDIQAQVSDEVLTALDFSKGIMTLVDEQTQERVLGAISGVPINRCAGGSAANTIIGIADFGGKVAYAGKVGSDEIGSFFLEDMRELGVTIETPNVEGHSGTCVILITEDAERTMLTTLGVSSKLTPDDIQEDHIKEATYVYVEGYLFTEEEPKKAALKAMELAKKNGVKVAFTVSDPFLINLFRDEFIELIENSVDLLFCNEDEAKSLAQLDDTVECVKWLHERCENVAMTLGPNGSIIMHEGEVIPVEGVSTKAIDTTGAGDMYAAGLLYGITHGMDWKLAGHLASHAAARIVSQLGARMEQKFSAEEVEELTK; encoded by the coding sequence ATGAAGTATGACGTGTACGGTGTGGGCAATGCTCTGGTTGATATTCAGGCACAGGTGAGCGATGAGGTTCTCACGGCACTCGATTTCTCAAAGGGAATCATGACTTTGGTCGACGAGCAGACTCAGGAACGAGTCCTCGGGGCTATCTCCGGTGTCCCGATAAATCGCTGTGCAGGCGGGTCCGCCGCGAACACGATCATTGGTATCGCGGACTTTGGGGGCAAGGTCGCTTATGCAGGCAAGGTGGGAAGTGATGAGATCGGTAGCTTCTTTCTCGAAGACATGCGGGAACTGGGAGTCACGATCGAGACACCGAATGTGGAAGGTCACAGTGGTACTTGTGTGATTCTTATCACAGAAGATGCAGAACGGACCATGTTGACCACATTAGGAGTCTCTTCAAAATTGACTCCCGATGACATTCAGGAAGATCATATTAAAGAAGCGACCTATGTGTATGTTGAAGGTTATCTCTTCACAGAGGAAGAGCCGAAGAAAGCCGCACTGAAGGCAATGGAATTGGCAAAGAAAAATGGAGTGAAAGTTGCGTTCACTGTTTCTGATCCGTTTCTCATCAACTTGTTTCGGGACGAATTTATCGAGCTGATTGAAAACTCTGTCGACTTGCTGTTTTGTAATGAAGACGAAGCCAAAAGCCTCGCTCAGCTGGACGATACCGTCGAGTGCGTTAAATGGTTGCACGAACGGTGTGAGAACGTCGCGATGACCTTGGGCCCGAACGGTTCGATTATTATGCACGAAGGGGAAGTCATTCCCGTCGAAGGCGTTTCCACGAAAGCGATCGACACGACCGGAGCTGGTGACATGTATGCAGCAGGGCTGCTGTATGGAATTACCCACGGCATGGATTGGAAACTGGCGGGACACCTGGCGTCGCATGCGGCAGCACGAATCGTAAGCCAATTGGGCGCCCGCATGGAGCAGAAATTCTCTGCGGAAGAAGTTGAAGAACTTACGAAGTAG
- the rdgB gene encoding RdgB/HAM1 family non-canonical purine NTP pyrophosphatase — translation MNAQSASNRLIIASRNQKKTGEIRDLLAPWKIEVKSVGDFPDVPKTIEDGETFAANAAKKAAKVATALNSWALGEDSGLCVAALGGAPGIYSARFSGENANDDLNNAKLQEELKNVSDDKRNAFYICHVAVSDSEGNVQLSMEAECHGRITRDPRGTNGFGYDPYFLIPEYGRTFGEFKPIVKRQISHRARAFRQLLPKLVSLLKQQ, via the coding sequence ATGAATGCCCAGTCTGCATCCAATCGCTTAATCATCGCCAGTCGAAACCAGAAGAAAACTGGAGAGATCCGCGACCTGCTGGCTCCGTGGAAGATCGAAGTCAAATCTGTCGGTGATTTTCCAGATGTTCCGAAGACAATCGAAGATGGGGAAACCTTTGCTGCGAACGCCGCTAAAAAAGCCGCGAAAGTCGCCACCGCCTTAAACTCGTGGGCACTGGGCGAAGATAGTGGATTGTGTGTCGCTGCGTTGGGAGGCGCTCCTGGCATCTATTCCGCTCGATTTTCGGGGGAAAACGCGAACGACGATCTGAATAACGCCAAACTACAGGAAGAATTGAAAAACGTCTCTGACGACAAGCGAAATGCCTTTTACATCTGCCATGTTGCTGTCTCCGACTCTGAAGGAAATGTTCAGCTCTCCATGGAAGCCGAGTGTCATGGGCGGATTACGCGGGATCCTAGGGGAACCAATGGGTTTGGATACGACCCGTATTTTCTGATTCCCGAATACGGACGTACGTTTGGCGAATTCAAACCGATCGTCAAAAGGCAGATCAGTCATCGGGCACGGGCGTTTAGACAATTACTTCCAAAACTGGTTTCCCTGCTTAAACAGCAATAA
- a CDS encoding DUF1570 domain-containing protein: MLFILICLFSSLVAEAASPRTLEMIRAEHLELQEKATFSLQKMGEQLEVLQAPELAARMFKLAKPAKLSMNRVVSLQKEMQPELDPDLPREVYAILKIQREFSQTHANRLYVLARRASKIGYPAYAYGIIQEVLRFDPDHQVSRKIMGYERYDSQWLTPFEKRMAKNNFIEHDQFGWVKEAHVARYEAGERFYDNRWISAAREQEMRRDLSNAWTIESEHFVIKTNHSHERGVDISRKLENFHRFFYQTFHSFFTTPQQMEQLFDNSSRNLSRSLGERHQVFFFNSKDEYVAHLARKIPGMIINEAGQRVPKISITNGLYLTADQISYFYHDPNARDDSVLYHEATHQIFFESAPRRRQVAEKEHFWLMEGIACYMESFELQDDDTWTVGNILHDRFYASRVRLLEDNHYIPLQQFCGMSLYQFQGHPRLAWNYSQASGLTHFLMHYEDGLYRDALIEHLVQIYNAAGARPRPVANLSQLTQTSYEELDRQYAEYIKVQSIEEKELLKELQFNPQIKDLN; encoded by the coding sequence ATGCTGTTCATCTTGATCTGTCTGTTCTCTTCACTCGTCGCCGAGGCCGCCAGTCCGCGAACGTTGGAAATGATCCGGGCCGAGCACCTGGAGTTACAGGAGAAGGCGACTTTCTCGCTTCAGAAAATGGGAGAACAGCTGGAAGTCCTTCAGGCTCCTGAGTTAGCTGCCCGCATGTTCAAGCTGGCCAAGCCGGCCAAACTTTCAATGAACAGAGTCGTATCCCTACAAAAGGAAATGCAGCCTGAACTCGATCCTGATCTTCCGCGTGAAGTCTACGCCATTTTGAAGATACAACGGGAATTCAGCCAGACACACGCCAATCGCTTGTATGTTTTAGCACGACGAGCATCCAAAATCGGGTATCCGGCCTATGCCTACGGAATTATTCAGGAAGTACTCCGCTTCGATCCCGATCATCAAGTCAGTCGTAAGATCATGGGTTACGAGCGATACGACAGCCAATGGTTAACGCCGTTTGAAAAACGAATGGCGAAGAATAATTTCATCGAACACGACCAGTTCGGTTGGGTCAAAGAGGCCCATGTCGCCAGGTACGAAGCAGGGGAGCGGTTTTATGACAACCGCTGGATTTCGGCTGCGCGTGAGCAGGAAATGCGGCGCGATCTCAGCAATGCCTGGACGATTGAAAGCGAACATTTCGTCATCAAGACGAATCATAGCCACGAACGAGGGGTCGATATCTCCCGTAAGTTGGAGAATTTCCATCGATTTTTCTACCAGACGTTCCACTCGTTTTTCACGACCCCCCAGCAGATGGAACAGCTATTCGATAATTCATCACGTAACCTGAGTCGTAGCCTGGGTGAACGGCATCAAGTCTTTTTTTTCAATTCGAAGGACGAATATGTCGCGCATCTGGCTCGCAAGATTCCGGGAATGATTATCAACGAGGCTGGTCAGCGAGTCCCTAAAATATCTATTACCAATGGACTGTACCTGACAGCGGATCAAATTTCGTATTTTTACCATGACCCGAATGCGCGGGACGACTCTGTGCTCTACCATGAAGCCACGCATCAAATCTTCTTTGAAAGTGCTCCCCGCCGCCGACAAGTTGCCGAGAAAGAGCACTTCTGGCTGATGGAAGGCATTGCGTGTTACATGGAGTCTTTCGAATTGCAGGACGACGATACCTGGACCGTTGGAAACATCCTTCACGATCGCTTTTATGCATCGCGCGTCCGACTCCTGGAAGACAATCATTATATTCCACTTCAACAATTCTGCGGCATGAGTCTCTATCAGTTTCAGGGGCACCCTCGATTGGCCTGGAACTATTCTCAAGCTTCCGGGTTAACACACTTCCTGATGCACTATGAAGATGGGCTCTACCGCGATGCGTTAATAGAACATCTCGTTCAGATTTATAACGCAGCCGGTGCCCGTCCGCGTCCAGTCGCCAATCTGTCACAGCTGACCCAAACCAGCTACGAAGAACTCGACCGCCAATACGCCGAATACATCAAAGTCCAGTCGATCGAAGAAAAAGAACTCCTGAAAGAACTGCAATTCAACCCCCAAATCAAAGACCTGAATTAA